One part of the Nymphaea colorata isolate Beijing-Zhang1983 chromosome 8, ASM883128v2, whole genome shotgun sequence genome encodes these proteins:
- the LOC116259243 gene encoding probable mitochondrial-processing peptidase subunit beta, mitochondrial: MASKAMLNLARRSRKPLLSSPWILQSDRLSSRYSTAVAAPSPAAPICPPAPNVMIYDRLAEEVKSKLRRLENPDPRFLKYASPEPVLADHTKILSAPETRVTTLPNGLRIATESNLAAKTATVGVWIDAGSRFETDETNGTAHFLEHMIFKGTEKRSVRALEEEIENMGGHLNAYTSREQTTYYAKVLNEDVPVALDILADILQNSCFSEDRINRERDVILREMEEVEGQTEEVIFDHVHATAFQYTPLGRTILGPAQNIKTISKAHLKNYISTHYTAPRMVISAAGAVKHEDIVEQVKKLFTKLSTDPTTASQLVAKEPAIFTGSEVRIIDDDIPLAQFAVAFNGASWTDPDSVALMVMQSMLGSWNKNAGGGKHMGSELAQRIGINEIAESMMAFNTNYKDTGLFGVYAVAKPDCLDDLAYAIMYEISKLSYRVSEADVTRARNQLKSSLQLHIDGTSPVAEDIGRQLLTYGRRIPVAELFARIDAVDASTVKRVANRFIFDRDVAIAAMGPIQGLPDYNWFRRRTYWLRY, translated from the exons ATGGCCAGCAAGGCGATGCTCAACCTCGCCCGGCGATCCCGGAAACCCTTGCTCTCCAGCCCGTGGATCCTCCAATCAGATCGTCTCTCTTCTAGGTACTCAACGGCCGTAGCTGCTCCATCTCCGGCGGCTCCGATCTGTCCTCCGGCGCCCAACGTGATGATCTACGACCGGTTAGCCGAGGAGGTGAAGTCGAAGCTCCGGCGGCTCGAAAACCCCGACCCTCGATTCCTCAAGTACGCCTCGCCCGAGCCAGTGCTCGCGGACCACACGAAGATTCTCTCAGCGCCGGAGACGCGAGTGACGACGCTACCGAATGGGCTGCGCATCGCTACGGAGTCGAACCTCGCGGCCAAAACGGCGACGGTTGGGGTGTGGATTGACGCTGGGAGCCGGTTCGAGACGGATGAGACGAACGGAACGGCGCATTTTCTGGAGCATATGATCTTCAAGGGAACGGAAAAGAGATCGGTGAGGGCGCTGGAGGAGGAGATCGAGAACATGGGCGGCCACCTGAATGCTTACACCTCTAGGGAGCAGACGACCTACTACGCGAAAGTGTTGAATGAGGACGTGCCCGTGGCATTGGATATCCTGGCAGACATTCTTCAGAATTCGTGCTTTAGCGAGGATAGGATCAATCGAGAACGAGATGTTATCCTCCGGGAGATGGAGGAG GTGGAAGGTCAAACTGAAGAAGTCATTTTTGATCATGTGCATGCAACAGCCTTCCAGTATACTCCTTTGGGTAGGACGATCCTGGGGCCTGCTCAAAATATCAAGACAATCTCAAAGGCTCATTTGAAGAACTATATTTCAACTCATTATACTGCTCCTCGAATG GTTATTTCTGCTGCTGGTGCTGTGAAGCATGAGGATATAGTTGAACAAGTGAAGAAACTCTTCACAAAGCTGTCAACTGACCCTACAACAGCCTCCCAGTTGGTGGCAAAAGAACCAGCTATTTTTACTGGATCTGAG GTTAGGATTATAGACGATGATATTCCCCTTGCACAATTTGCTGTTGCATTTAATGGAGCATCCTGGACAGATCCAGATTCTGTTGCATTGATGGTCATGCAGTCTATGTTGGGTTCTTGGAACAAAAACGCAGGTGGAGGGAAGCACATGGG ATCAGAACTTGCTCAAAGGATTGGAATTAATGAGATTGCTGAGAGCATGATGGCTTTCAACACCAACTACAAAGACACGGGCTTGTTTGGTGTCTATGCAGTTGCTAAG CCCGATTGCCTGGATGACCTAGCCTATGCCATTATGTATGAGATAAGCAAGCTGTCATACCGAGTTTCAGAGGCAGATGTAACTCGCGCTCGTAATCAG TTGAAATCTTCCCTGCAACTTCACATAGATGGAACTAGTCCCGTTGCTGAGGACATTGGTCGTCAG CTTCTTACTTATGGCCGGAGGATCCCTGTAGCAGAGTTGTTTGCCAGAATAGATGCTGTAGATGCTAGCACTGTGAAGCGAGTTGCGAACAGGTTTATATTTGACAGG GATGTTGCCATCGCTGCCATGGGGCCAATACAGGGACTTCCTGACTACAATTGGTTCCGACGCCGCACTTACTGGCTCCGATATTAG